Proteins encoded together in one Micromonospora auratinigra window:
- a CDS encoding S1 RNA-binding domain-containing protein — translation MDPHRRHQDGIQSRTSIWPGPNGEVLSGPVIKVVPFGVFVHVAPGIAGLLHESVLTWKPRWEKWPPSRSSTWTGRGARCAGPRVDALICPHCAPPESPPPSAVFNVHTTHVARTAAGEDAAKS, via the coding sequence GTGGATCCACACCGACGCCACCAGGATGGCATCCAGAGCCGTACATCAATATGGCCCGGCCCCAACGGTGAGGTGTTGTCCGGGCCGGTCATCAAGGTGGTGCCGTTCGGTGTCTTCGTCCACGTCGCGCCGGGCATCGCGGGACTGCTCCACGAGTCAGTTCTGACCTGGAAGCCGCGATGGGAGAAATGGCCGCCGTCAAGATCGTCGACGTGGACCGGCCGCGGCGCCAGGTGCGCTGGGCCTCGCGTCGACGCGTTGATCTGTCCCCATTGCGCGCCGCCCGAATCGCCACCGCCGTCGGCGGTCTTCAACGTCCACACAACCCACGTCGCACGGACCGCGGCAGGAGAGGATGCCGCCAAGTCCTGA
- a CDS encoding YciI family protein, with translation MAKFVTIGYGDQAGYDQTDTAVRDAAHAHDDRLRQAGVDMGLAGQPVQVRNHDAAQVTTQDGPFMASALPVAGFAVIEAATLAEAIDIASRTPCAVAHGVVEVWPLQESP, from the coding sequence GTGGCGAAGTTCGTGACCATCGGGTACGGCGACCAGGCCGGCTACGACCAGACCGACACGGCCGTACGCGACGCCGCCCATGCGCACGACGACCGCTTGCGCCAGGCCGGGGTCGACATGGGCCTCGCCGGCCAGCCCGTGCAGGTACGGAACCACGACGCGGCCCAGGTGACCACGCAGGACGGCCCCTTCATGGCCTCCGCGCTCCCGGTCGCCGGCTTCGCCGTCATCGAAGCAGCCACGCTGGCCGAGGCCATCGACATCGCGTCACGTACACCGTGCGCCGTCGCGCACGGCGTGGTCGAGGTCTGGCCGCTGCAGGAGTCGCCGTAA
- a CDS encoding TetR/AcrR family transcriptional regulator encodes MPTDRFAVLTDAAINVLADLGMRGLTHRAVDARAGLPEGTTSAYFRTRKALIEAVVRRLADLDRADLVAGRLPAGADTPTGTVDDLDALAGSIAAVLDHWMSTARNRTLARYACLLEATHHPELRTILAHGESSRAQSRAMLAALGASDPEQAGDHLVACIDGLLFDRLAGAGARTAPPPGTAQNRADLAVAVATLLRAFAGRPPAPRRTGV; translated from the coding sequence GTGCCGACCGACCGATTCGCGGTCCTCACCGACGCCGCGATCAACGTGCTCGCCGACCTCGGCATGCGAGGGCTGACGCACCGCGCCGTCGACGCGCGGGCCGGGCTGCCCGAAGGCACCACGTCCGCGTACTTCCGTACCCGTAAGGCGCTCATCGAGGCGGTCGTGCGCCGCCTCGCGGACCTGGACCGGGCCGACCTGGTGGCGGGCCGACTGCCGGCCGGAGCCGACACCCCGACCGGCACCGTGGACGACCTCGACGCGCTGGCCGGGAGTATCGCCGCCGTGCTGGACCACTGGATGAGTACGGCCCGCAACCGCACGCTCGCCCGCTACGCGTGCCTGCTGGAGGCCACCCACCACCCGGAGCTGCGGACGATCCTCGCGCACGGCGAATCGTCCCGCGCCCAATCGAGGGCGATGCTGGCGGCACTCGGCGCATCCGACCCGGAGCAGGCCGGTGACCACCTCGTCGCCTGCATCGACGGCCTGCTGTTCGACCGGTTGGCCGGTGCGGGCGCCCGCACCGCACCACCGCCCGGCACAGCCCAGAACCGCGCCGACCTCGCCGTCGCCGTCGCGACCCTGCTGCGGGCGTTCGCCGGTCGGCCTCCCGCACCACGGCGGACCGGCGTATGA
- a CDS encoding FAD-dependent monooxygenase has protein sequence MARTAIVIGAGIGGLSAAIGLRRTGWQVTVLERVAALRPVGAGLVLQANGLRCLDALGVSASVRERGRPDASGGTRRSDGRWLARVEASEMERRLGTTAVGIHRAALHEVLLGALPAATVLTGAHVTAVTPDGDVAYEHAGSPVRTTADLVVGADGIHSTVRRLLWPEAAAPVHVGVTAWRGVTTVWPGELVVAISWDRGAEFGMVPLVDGRVYWFAAVNARPGEPVGDEPARVRARFGDWHDPIPQLIAATGTVLRDDLACLDEPLATYVKGRVVLLGDAAHAMTPNLGQGANQALEDAVVLAASAGRPDGLVAYDRQRRPRSQQVAKASRAVGRFGQQLDNRLAVAARNAVMRLTPPALALRSMARYADWRPPTLTAH, from the coding sequence ATGGCGCGGACGGCAATAGTCATCGGGGCCGGCATCGGCGGGCTGAGCGCGGCCATCGGGCTGCGTCGCACGGGCTGGCAGGTAACGGTGCTCGAGCGGGTCGCGGCCCTCCGCCCGGTCGGCGCCGGCCTGGTGCTGCAGGCCAACGGGCTGCGCTGCCTCGACGCGCTGGGCGTCAGCGCGTCGGTGCGCGAGCGCGGGCGTCCGGACGCGTCCGGCGGCACCCGCAGGTCCGACGGCCGCTGGCTGGCCCGGGTCGAGGCATCGGAGATGGAACGCCGACTCGGCACCACGGCTGTCGGCATCCACCGCGCCGCCCTGCACGAGGTCCTCCTCGGCGCCCTGCCCGCCGCAACGGTGCTCACCGGGGCGCACGTCACGGCCGTCACCCCGGACGGCGACGTCGCCTACGAACACGCGGGCAGCCCGGTCCGGACGACCGCTGACCTTGTCGTCGGTGCCGACGGGATCCACAGCACAGTGCGCCGACTGCTCTGGCCGGAGGCAGCGGCCCCGGTCCACGTCGGCGTGACGGCCTGGCGCGGCGTGACGACCGTCTGGCCCGGTGAACTGGTCGTTGCGATCAGCTGGGACCGCGGAGCCGAGTTCGGCATGGTGCCGCTCGTCGACGGCCGGGTCTACTGGTTCGCGGCCGTGAACGCCCGACCCGGCGAGCCGGTCGGCGACGAGCCGGCCCGGGTCCGGGCCCGCTTCGGCGACTGGCACGACCCGATCCCGCAGCTCATCGCCGCGACCGGCACTGTCCTGCGCGACGACCTCGCCTGCCTCGACGAGCCGCTCGCCACCTACGTCAAGGGCCGGGTCGTCCTTCTCGGCGACGCCGCGCACGCGATGACCCCGAACCTCGGCCAGGGTGCCAACCAGGCGCTGGAGGACGCCGTCGTCCTCGCCGCTTCCGCCGGCCGGCCGGACGGCCTGGTCGCCTACGACCGGCAGCGCCGCCCGCGCAGCCAGCAGGTCGCAAAGGCATCACGCGCGGTCGGTCGCTTCGGCCAGCAACTGGACAACCGGCTCGCCGTGGCCGCGCGCAACGCCGTCATGCGGCTGACCCCGCCCGCGCTCGCGCTGCGGTCGATGGCTCGTTACGCTGACTGGCGCCCGCCGACGCTCACGGCGCACTGA